AATTTTAATGGAGCTTGGAATGTATACCCTTTCTTTAAAAGTGGTAAAATTGTTGTAAGCGATATTAACAGAGGCTTATTTATTCTTAAAAAACAATAAATGCTCAAGCAACTTTCACCATTCCTTTTTGTATTAACCATTATTTGTAGTTGTAGCAAAGATGATGGCATACATTTTAATTCTTCATCAAAAGCCCCTGAAGTCAGTTTGGTTAAAACTCTTGGAGGTTCTGTAAACGAAAGTGGTAGAAGTGTAATAAACACTTCTGATGGAGGTTATATTGTAGCTGGTTATACTCAAAGTATTGATGGAGATATAAAAACCACTAGAAACACAATTCAATATGATTTTTGGGTTTTAAAATTTAATGCAAGCGATAATCTTCAATGGCAAAAAACCTATGGAGGTTCAAAAGATGATAAAGCGTTTAAAATTATCAAAACAAGTGATAACGGCTTTGCTATTGTGGGCTATGGAAAAAGCAATGATGGAGATGTAAATACAAACGAAGGATTTGATGACATTTGGGTATTAAAACTAGACAACAACGGTACAATAGTATGGGAAAAAACTACTGGTTTCTCTGGAGCTGATCAAGGTTTTTCAATTATTCAAACTTCTGATGGAGGTTATTTTATCGGGAGTATTCTAGACGTTACTGCATCTGGAGGCTTAGGTAATTCAAAAAAAGTAGCAAAACACGCTGGTGGAGACTATTGGGGGATTAAGCTTAATCCTAGCGGAGATATTGAATGGAGAAAATACTTTGGAGGAACAAATACTGATACTTGCTACGATGTAGCCGAAGCCACTGACGGCTATTTATTAATTGGCTCTTCTGACAGTAATGATGTAGACATCAAAAACAACAAAGGCTCTTACGACTTTTGGATTGTTAAAACTGACAAAAGCGGAGATTTACTTTGGGAAAAATCTTTTGGTGGTACAGAAATTGATGAAGCTAGAGCAATAACAAAAACAAATGATGGAAACTTCATTATAGTAGGAGATACACGTAGTTCTAATAAAGATATATCTCAAAATAATGGTGGTGCTGATGTATGGGCTATAAAAATAACCAGTCAAGGAAAATTACTTTGGCAGAAAAATTATGGAGGTTCTAGTTTTGATGTTGGTAGATCTATTAAAAAAACATTGAACGGAGATTTTTTAATATCTGGAAGCTCAAGAAGTGCTGACAACAACTTTACCAATAAAGGTCAAAATGACGCGTTAATTATGAAAATTGATACAAACGGAAACCTTTTATGGCAAAAAACAATAGGAGGTACAGATATCGATTTTTGTTACGATGTAGTTGAATTAACAAACGGAAATATTATTGCTGTAGGTGAAAGTAGCAGCAACAATCAAGATATAACAACAAACAAAGGTTTTTCAGACCTATTAATTATCAAACTAAAATAATAAATGAAATATTTTTTAACTCTCTTCTTTAGTGTATTGTTTTTTTCTTGTAGCTCAGATAATGATGAATCTATCAAAGAAGTTTCAGTAAAACTAAAATTTAGTCAAAACTGGGATGGTACTATAATTGAAAAATCTGATTTAGAAAACACCGAATTCACCAACAAAACAGGAAGTAAACTTACTATAAGCAGACTACGCTATTTAATCTCACGCATTAGTCTTGTTAATGGTGCAGGAGACACGACTAAGTTTGATAGTTACAAGCTAATTGATGTAAGTAAACCAGACAGTTTAACACACAGCCTTTCTAAAAAAATATCAGAAGGAAGCTATAAACTACTTTTTACCTTCGGTTTTAATAATAGTGACAATCAAAGTGGAACATATCCAGATCTAAACTCTGCTGATTGGAATGTACCCGATATGATGGGAGGAGGATATCACTACATGCAACTAGATGGTAAATACAAAGATACCTTAGGGGTAGAAAATCCATATAATTTTCATGCAGTAAGAGCTTACGATAAAGAAAAAGACTCTATTTTAGACACTTCTTTTAGAATTGAAACTAGCTCTATACTCTTAAAAAACAATGCTACTGTAGAAATCAAAATGAATGTAGCTGGGTGGTTTAAAAGTCCTAATGATTGGGATTTAAACGAAAAAAGTGTTGATTTAATGATGGATTTTGAAGCTCAGAAAGAAATTTCTGAAAACGGTAAAAGTGGTGTATTTAGTTTAGGAAACATTTCTCAATAATAATGATGCTAAAAAGTATATACCTTTCTTTACTTCTACTTCTTTTAATCAGTTGTTCTTCAAAAGGAGAAGAAGAAAGTGTATACACACCTGTTCCTGCTAACTTAGAAATCCCTGAGTTATTTCAACAAAAATTAATAGCTCCTGTTATTCCAACTAACAATCCTTTAACAGAAGAAGGAATAGCTTTGGGAAAAAAATTGTTTTTCGACCCTATTTTATCAAAAGACAACACACAATCTTGCGCTAGTTGTCACGACCCAAAAAACGCTTTTACCGACGACACTCGTTTTAGTGAAGGAGTCGATGGTAAATTCGGAACGCGAAACTCAATGCCGCTATTTAATTTAGCTTGGAATTTTGATGAACGTTTTATGTGGGACGGAAAAGAACTCAGTATTGAACGTCAAGCATTCTCACCTGTTCGTAATCCAATTGAAATGCATAGCGATTGGAAAAATGTAGCTAAAAAACTACAAGAACACGATGAATACCCAATCCTTTTTCAACAAGCTTTTGGAGCATCAAAAATAGATTCGACCTTCGTTACCAAGGCAATCGCTCAGTTTGAAAGAACTCTAATTTCAGGAAATTCAAAATTTGACCAATACCTTTTAGGTAAGGTAGAATTAACTTCAGAAGAACAAAACGGGTTTAATGTGTTTATGGATGAAACTAGAGGAGACTGTTTTCATTGTCATGGGAGTGATAACAATCCTTTATGGACAGACAACAAGTTTCATAACAATGGCTTAGATGAAACTTTTACCGATATTGGTTTAGGCGCTGTTACAGGTGACCCAAATGATAATGGAAAATTTAGAAGTCCTTCCTTACGAAACTTAAAATTTACTGCCCCATATATGCACGATGGACGATTTGCTACTTTAGAAGAAGTAATTAATCATTATTCTGAAGGATTAAAACTATCTTCTACCATTGACCCTTTGATGAAAAAAGCTAACCAAGGAGGTGTGCAGCTCTCAGATAAAGATAAAGCAGATTTAAAAGCTTTTCTTTTAAGTCTTTCCGATGATAATTTTGTAAACAATCCTAAATTTCAACAATAATCTTCTAACAATCAGCAAGTAGATTTAAAGTATAAACAATTTTTATCGCCTAATAAGTATATTCATTTCAAAAAATGATATAAATCATATTTTGTCATTATCTTTGCAGTCACTTAGATTTAATCTATTTAAACGATGATAAAAGTTTCAGACACAGCAAAAAAGAAAGTCATTGAACTAATGACCGATGACGGATTTGATACTGCAACCGACTTTGTTCGTGTTGGAGTGAAAAGTGGCGGTTGTTCAGGATTATCATACGACTTAACTTTTGACAAAACCCAACAAGAAAACGATAAAGTTTTTGAAGATAACGATGTAAAAATTGTTGTTGACAAAAAGAGTTTTTTATACCTAGTTGGAACAACTTTAGAATATTCTGGAGGTTTAAACGGTAAAGGATTTGTATTTAACAATCCTAATGCTAACAGAACTTGTGGTTGCGGAGAGAGTTTCTCTCTATAAGCCTATACATCACAAAAAGAATACAAAAAACTGATGAGTAAATACACCGAGGACGATTTAAGAGAAGAATTAAAAACCAAAGAATACGAATATGGTTTTTATACTGATATTGAAAGTGAAAAGTTTCCTAATGGGATAAACGAAGATAT
The nucleotide sequence above comes from Tenacibaculum singaporense. Encoded proteins:
- a CDS encoding MbnP family protein, producing MKYFLTLFFSVLFFSCSSDNDESIKEVSVKLKFSQNWDGTIIEKSDLENTEFTNKTGSKLTISRLRYLISRISLVNGAGDTTKFDSYKLIDVSKPDSLTHSLSKKISEGSYKLLFTFGFNNSDNQSGTYPDLNSADWNVPDMMGGGYHYMQLDGKYKDTLGVENPYNFHAVRAYDKEKDSILDTSFRIETSSILLKNNATVEIKMNVAGWFKSPNDWDLNEKSVDLMMDFEAQKEISENGKSGVFSLGNISQ
- a CDS encoding cytochrome-c peroxidase, coding for MMLKSIYLSLLLLLLISCSSKGEEESVYTPVPANLEIPELFQQKLIAPVIPTNNPLTEEGIALGKKLFFDPILSKDNTQSCASCHDPKNAFTDDTRFSEGVDGKFGTRNSMPLFNLAWNFDERFMWDGKELSIERQAFSPVRNPIEMHSDWKNVAKKLQEHDEYPILFQQAFGASKIDSTFVTKAIAQFERTLISGNSKFDQYLLGKVELTSEEQNGFNVFMDETRGDCFHCHGSDNNPLWTDNKFHNNGLDETFTDIGLGAVTGDPNDNGKFRSPSLRNLKFTAPYMHDGRFATLEEVINHYSEGLKLSSTIDPLMKKANQGGVQLSDKDKADLKAFLLSLSDDNFVNNPKFQQ
- a CDS encoding HesB/IscA family protein produces the protein MIKVSDTAKKKVIELMTDDGFDTATDFVRVGVKSGGCSGLSYDLTFDKTQQENDKVFEDNDVKIVVDKKSFLYLVGTTLEYSGGLNGKGFVFNNPNANRTCGCGESFSL